One window of the Cydia splendana chromosome 18, ilCydSple1.2, whole genome shotgun sequence genome contains the following:
- the LOC134799565 gene encoding carboxypeptidase A4-like: MENNTASPIMEYVTNETLIKQVANFFNVSVANVTNQSVVQQETLFDLYEAYRTKEKEQLIAYKSVAYVVGTLIILSNLIVVISSGLILRRGQQPKSTYLLLGNVSLADTIIGAAIIFGAIIDNSMASNPLCIFQIGMIVCPAIVSIFSVGLIAVDRYFYILHGLYYQRYFNTTRVRIAIVIIWMIGLILGFMPATGWVNNELLYTRCYYHALFPGALILFNSSLSLIPIILVTILYSIILVRALKNVKEIKAAEKSVNFNSNSNETPRLRIYRGNTNLNRTFPTKPQKTSMRRCASFNAICDNSKKRTFTRKTEKSKSIGDLNNDSFNGTDDRSYNKNLENSKEMLKSQYEDSKHQLFQISGHALEIESLDSKLDILSAKPSVETDQLQALVRLSPEVKQQWLHYFDERQITYKKVIDNLADAFRNEDDQIEAARASAKRSGRDIGWDTFYRYQEINDHLDELAAQYPNLVTVMNPALSYEGRQIKYVRISTTRFEDLRKPVIIIDAMVHAREWVTTPVALYIINQLVVDAVDSQLTQDIDWVIIPLANPDGYEYTHHEDRLWRKTRSKAHPGSDECPGVDGNRNFDHYWGTSASSANPCSIIYEGPTAFSEPEIRVIRDVVNQHLERAAMYISLHSYGNMFLYAWGNNGTLPSNGLALHLAGVTMATAIDALALDKAPRYVVGNAAQVLYFTTGTSRDWTRAVGVPLTYTLELPGYEYLFEVPTQYVEQIVQETWAGIAAGAHYVRTIYG; the protein is encoded by the exons ATGGAGAACAACACAGCATCACCTATTATGGAATATGTGACTAATGAGACTTTGATTAAGCAAGTGGCTAACTTCTTCAACGTTAGTGTTGCGAATGTGACAAACCAAAGTGTAGTGCAGCAAGAGACACTCTTCGATTTGTACGAAGCCTACAGGACGAAGGAAAAGGAACAGTTGATTGCGTACAAAAGTGTGGCATACGTTGTCGGTACATTGATAATTCTAAGTAATTTAATTGTTGTTATATCCAGCGGCCTGATACTGCGACGAG GCCAACAGCCCAAGAGCACCTACCTCCTGCTAGGAAATGTGTCGCTGGCGGACACGATCATCGGCGCTGCCATCATCTTCGGGGCTATAATTGACAACTCCATGGCCTCCAACCCACTGTGCATATTTCAAATTG GTATGATCGTGTGCCCGGCGATTGTGTCCATATTCAGTGTGGGGCTGATAGCCGTCGACCGCTATTTCTACATACTACACGGCTTATACTACCAAAGATACTTTAACACAACAAGAGTCAGGATTGCCATTGTTATCATTTGGATGATTG GTCTCATCCTCGGATTTATGCCGGCCACCGGATGGGTCAATAACGAGCTATTATACACTAGATGTTACTACCACGCACTCTTCCCTGGCGCACTCATACTTTTTAACTCCTCCTTAAGTTTAATACCTATCATACTTGTGACTATACTATATTCTATAATATTAGTTCGTGCACTTAAGAACGTCAAGGAGATAAAAGCAGCTGAAAAGTCcgttaattttaattcaaaCTCAAATGAGACACCAAGACTCAGAATATATCGTGGCAATACTAACCTCAATAGAACTTTCCCTACAAAACCCCAAAAAACCTCAATGAGACGGTGTGCGTCTTTTAATGCTATATGTGATAACTCGAAGAAAAGGACATTTAcaagaaaaactgaaaaatctaaAAGCATTGGTGATCTTAATAATGATAGTTTTAATGGCACAGATGACCGTTCTTATAATAAAAACTTGGAAAATAGCAAAGAAATGCTTAAGAGTCAATACGAAGACTCCAA ACACCAACTGTTCCAAATATCTGGGCACGCCCTGGAAATAGAGTCACTTGACTCCAAGTTGGATATCCTTTCTGCAAAACCATCCGTGGAAACGGACCAGCTTCAAGCTTTGGTGCGACTGTCTCCTGAAGTAAAACAACAATGGCTGCACTACTTCGACGAGCGACAGATCACGTATAAGAAAGTGATTGATAATCTAGCCGA CGCTTTCCGTAATGAAGACGACCAAATTGAAGCTGCTAGAGCATCAGCCAAACGCAGCGGGCGAGACATCGGTTGGGATACTTTTTACAGGTACCAAGAG ATCAACGACCACTTGGACGAACTAGCAGCACAGTATCCCAATTTAGTAACAGTAATGAACCCCGCCCTCAGTTATGAAGGACGACAGATTAAATACGTGAGGATCTCGACCACACGCTTTGAGGACCTGAGAAAACCGGTCATCATTATCGACGCCATGGTCCATGCCAGGGAATGGGTTACTACTCCGGTAGCCCTCTACATCATAAATCAGTTAGTGGTTGATGCCGTGGACAGCCAATTAACCCAGGATATTGACTGGGTCATAATTCCGCTCGCTAACCCTGACGGTTATGAGTATACACATCATGAG GATCGTCTTTGGCGCAAGACCCGATCCAAAGCCCACCCCGGGAGCGACGAATGCCCTGGCGTTGACGGGAACCGTAACTTCGACCACTACTGGGGCACCTCGGCGTCCAGTGCTAACCCCTGCAGCATCATCTATGAAGGCCCGACTGCCTTCTCCGAACCAGAGATTCGTGTGATCAGAGATGTTGTCAACCAACATTTGGAGCGCGCCGCTATGTACATTTCTCTGCATAGCTACGGCAATATGTTCCTTTACGCGTGGGGAAATAACG GTACTCTTCCTTCCAACGGCCTAGCGCTCCATCTTGCCGGTGTGACCATGGCAACGGCCATAGATGCTTTGGCGTTAGACAAAGCTCCCCGCTACGTGGTAGGCAACGCTGCCCAAGTACTATACTTCACGACCGGCACATCGCGCGACTGGACCCGTGCCGTGGGCGTCCCTCTGACCTACACTCTGGAACTGCCTGGTTACGAATACTTGTTCGAAGTGCCTACACAGTACGTGGAGCAAATTGTCCAGGAAACCTGGGCTGGTATAGCGGCAGGAGCGCATTACGTCAGGACGATCTATGGTTAA
- the LOC134799568 gene encoding large ribosomal subunit protein mL40, with protein sequence MFNFSILRQFSRLSICPAAKVQLTRNISTTTAIQFKVTDYLCAEPMKKKKKIDPAIVKAREERRRKKIEKQIRRLEKNARQLKPIDELEVPLHLMDQIKKRKRPEPKLPAEEIEARALLQKDWARYKREEYIATVAQIDRIMASQRRALDKLYEVSEDLYDEAIMPDLQLIPYSVKGPVATPPIKGYDSPDGEYIDVSKKWDN encoded by the exons ATGTTTAATTTTTCTATTTTAAGACAATTCTCAAG ATTGTCGATATGCCCTGCGGCTAAGGTACAACTAACTCGAAATATTTCCACGACAACAGCCATTCAATTCAAAGTAACTGATTATTTATG TGCGGAACCAatgaagaaaaagaaaaaaatcgatccagccATAGTGAAGGCGCGTGAAGAACGTCGccgaaaaaaaatagaaaagcaGATCCGGAGGCTTGAGAAGAATGCAAGACAGCTTAAGCCAATAGACGAATTGGAAGTGCCATTACATCTCATGGATCAGATAAA aaaGAGAAAGCGTCCAGAGCCAAAGCTACCAGCAGAAGAAATAGAAGCTCGTGCCCTGCTACAAAAGGACTGGGCCAGGTACAAACGCGAGGAGTACATTGCCACAGTAGCCCAAATTGATAGGATCATGGCATCTCAACGGAGGGCCCTGGATAAGCTGTATGAAGTCTCCGAGGACTTGTATGATGAAGCAATTATG cCTGACCTGCAACTGATCCCCTACTCAGTGAAGGGGCCCGTGGCGACCCCACCCATCAAGGGATACGACTCTCCCGACGGCGAGTACATCGACGTGTCTAAGAAGTGGGATAATTAG